A window of Papilio machaon chromosome W, ilPapMach1.1, whole genome shotgun sequence genomic DNA:
cttttaagaagtaaaataaattttttgactTTTGCCTTTCATTGGCCATCTGCATCTTGTGGAGTTCCTTTCTGCATGCAATTTCTGTTTCAGATATTTGCAGTGCTGCACTTGCACTGCCATTGTAGATCTAGAttgaaaataagatattattatgttttaattacatcCAAATAACAATTTGTGTATCATAAACAATTGATAGTAGTTTCATCAACAtcagtataataaattaactttgattAGATTGTACTTTTTTACTAATTGATTGTTGAGATTACATATCTCTCTCTACACTGAACCTTATTTGAAGTACcaaaaacacatataaatatttgttactataGGTATGTatcatgataaaaaataaaaattagataagCATGCGTTAGTTTAGGAAGTCTAAGAATGTTTCCTTACCTTTGTCCAATTTTAGGTGTATCACTACTAACTTTATCTTCCTCCAACCAGTTTTCACTTCTCTGCCTTTTAACAGCCGAGATCGATTTCAATGCCATTTTCTAATAGGTAACGCAGGGTTGTGCAGAGTGTGGTTCCGCTTGCTCTCGTTAATGGAATAATTTATTGCGAacagtaacatatttttatacttaagcatatttttataacttgtgGCGGGGCAGGAGTGTGGAATGTggatacaaaaaatgtttcagaTGGTTTGCACGGGAAAAGGTCGAGGGGtacttaactaatttaaaatactcgTTCGATGGCACTTGACTAATGGAATGTGTAGCTATAGTaggtaaaaaaactattttactacgaaaaataaatacaaatacgaCTTGAAAACACTTCAGAATTGACGTTCCGTAGGTATAGGTACCTAGCGTAGACAGCAAAATATGGTTTTAAGCCGTCATATTGTCTATGAACAGACGTAATTGCAACAATCTGTACATATTATCTATGGTCGATTCAATATGTTCGTCAAACTTGTTTGCCAACTTCGTAGTAATGGCAACATTTTTGCTTATAGACGATTGTTAGTTATAGaaggtttataaaactgtTATGAATAAGCAATTTTATCGAACGTTATATAAGCCTATCGAGCATTTTAACTAATGAACGTTATAAACGTTTCATAAgctttttttatgaataagacCGTTAGattttagataataaataaaattatacaaactgAACTGATATGATAAAGACGACAATAATTAACACTTGACGTtgacagtaattttttttttctggcCTGGATTCAAGGTCCTTTGGCCGGCGTTGACAGTGAAATCTTTGAGTGCTACCAGTTCCAAAAACgaaaaagaaagtaaaagtttaaaaaatgcaGTAAAATCTCTTTTACTTGATATTTTCAATGAAGTAAAAAATCCATGAGACTGTTTTTTATGCATTCGctgataacaattttttttttcatagcgTTTCAAAGTTCTATTTATTTGGAAACAAAACTGGCAATGTTCGCAATGGCGTTATTAAAACGGCGGGAATATATTTGTCAGTGTCATGTCACAACTGCCATTGTGTTTGTGCTATGTTACCTTTTAAGATTGCGgcgcttttatttataaatcattcgtgaagtttaatttcaataaatgtaaaaatcctgtccattttcttattattaatcaaattcTTTGCATAAGTgaagtgtttttaataacaaaaatgagCTCTGGTGATGTAAAAGTTAGTATTTTCTCAAACCCGTTAGAAATAGTGGAAAAcacattataaatttactttgaatATTCCTAGGATATGCCTCGCGCAACCAGAAGATCTTTAAGAACGATTCAGAGTACTGCAACGGACACCGAAAATTTGGTGGGTAAACCATCAAATAGTCCTAAACATCAGTTGTCCCGTGAATCTCCTGTCCTCGAcatgtaagtttaaaaaaatatattgtatgaacaacattaacattacaaaataatcaaacttaaatttatttttagtgctCCTccagttaaaagaaaaagtccATCTCACAAGAAAGTACAAGCTAACAACATTGACAAAGTATCTGTGGATGACTTGACCAATCCTAAAACAGCTTCTAAAAATTACTGGAAAGCTTTAGCTACTAAGAGCCAGTGagtataatgtttaaataagtaaaaatagttttaaacagTAATTCTCACCACACTGAAGGTAGTCGAATATTTTTGGGGTTATGATGTTTGCACACATCAATAATTATCTTAGACTGTGTGATAGCTCTATTTATACAACACTTATTGGACATAtcactaaattatttactttatattattactttgtaGAGCTGCTTTACAAGAAGCATTAAGCCAGAATGAGAAGCTTCATGAAACAATAGATGAACTTAAAGAGGAGATTGTTAAGCTCAGAGAAATGTTGGAAGAAGCTAATGCCTTTGTGGAAGTGGTCAAGGTACTCTTTTTTACATAAAGTGTCATTGTATTTTtgatgaatattaatatttgtccataattttatatgatgtAAGTGAAAGGcaatattaaatcataataatgCATAGACCATACAATCAATATTGTGTTGGTGGACTATATATTTAGCTATTATATTGGCTATGGTTTTGGTCATTGTAACTGATGTTAAATGCAGTAGTTTTTACTACACTTATTTATATGTAGACCAagaagaaattgttttttttttgtttagaatATGTGAGTTGCattcaactttaaattttatgtgtgCTTTAATTTCAGGATTTAACCAATAACACTAATGATGACACAGGCATTGATGTCAATGATGTCAGCCAGGCGGATTCCCTGGATGATACACAAAAAACTGAAGACGGCAATGAGCAAACATCTTTGTAGACAATAGTTTCTTTATTTCTAGCTATGTAAGTTATAGTATGTACAATCAATATATGTGACAATAATCATATTTGAGGTGAATGCAGGTTtacatattatctatatatataaaagaaagtcgtgttagttacactatttataactcaagaacggctgaatcgatttgactgaaaattggtgggcaggtagcttaggaccaggaaaaggacataggataatttttaccccgttttttctattattttttattccgcgcggacggagtcgcgggtaaaagctagttttttataaaatttcatgtaaatcgaaaattaaactttacccaaaaatttgattgtaagaaatatgtgtttttctgtacttagtttttatttaaatgaagattaatatttttcctttttctttattatcaCTAGAaacttttgataaatatttttaacacacCCAATATGTAAGACTAATTAGtgtgtaataaaatgttataaaaaactatatgttttatttaatatagctgtcataaaataagtattatttatttattacttaataaaacataaaaaagtgaCCAACAATTTTACCCAAAATCTCGAGTTAAGTTAACATAAAACTTAATCACTAGTATGCTTATAATATagcatacattaaaatatcacTATTTCCAAGTTATTTATGCTTATTGTCATCTCAAGTCAGTCAAGTTGTTTACAAAAGTACTACAATATACAGTccaacctggataagtgattCATTTAGCAGTCCCGAAGGGACGGACAACCTCTATAAGCAAGAAACCTTTAAAAGAGAAAAGTAAAATTCAGTCCCTTGGACACCTATTTGTCCAGGTCCAATTGTATATCAATActattgatgatgatgatgtcctACGTGACGTAATCCGTCAATGGCGAACCTTGCTATCCTACTATCTCCGAGAGTGCAATCGGAGATGACTGGCAAATCCGAACTTAGTTAGttagtattgtttaaaaagttaaatattctttatttaaaaaaactttgaaagtCTCATCAAAGTTTTCTTCGTATGTCCAAGGAGTTAAGTCCGGATACATTCTTATATCTGTAAGAACATTGACTTCTGCATTTTGAGGCAATACACTTCTGACTTTTTCATTGAGACACCCAGATGCATGTATATAATGGTTgattatcaatttatatataaagctGGCGTATTTAAAGTCCAAATTATCAATTGTGTTCTGTACTCTTGGTGTGTGGGatcttatttcatttaaatatccCGTAGTTATTATAGGTACTATGAAGTCAgcctgaaaaattaaaagaagataaaattagggattttattatctaaaagCTATGCATTAAATAGTGTGCTGTGTAGCGACTCATCCGAAGTTAGAGCcaccaagatatctgaaaatattGACACACTAAGCAATTATATGTGCAAGAATATAACATGTCAccttttcaaaatattctCTTATAAATTTCTCAGGATTCTGATAAACTTCATCCCTTCTCTCATTAAGTGTAATCACACTTACTGCAGGTACATCTGTCCAATTTTctacatattgttttatattaactgCTGTTGCCCATCTATCTTccgtaaatgttaaaaataagatagggtgatctttttctatttttgtatcaaCAGTCTTGATTGGTGGTCTGAGTGTTGGCTTATCAGGTCTCTTAGATTCCTTGATAaccattgatttatttaaagctGGCGGTAAGTCATTTGGAAGGTTCTTCGTAAAACTTATTATCTCTCTTGTGCCACTTGTTTTGTTACCACTATGGTAGCCACTGTCCTCTTTACAAAAACTCTGTGATAAAATACTGAATGGATCATCTATGGATTTCAGGATATCAAATCGTTTCATTTTAACTAAGGCATCAAGAATTTTGTCTAGTGTTGCATTCTCATTTTGCATGAACACTTTAAGAACTGTATCAGCGGGGTCTTCTCTTACTGTACTCATGATGTACTGAAATGagatattgaaatttaaatagaaaatatttggaCAAAAATAAGGAACAAAAGTTCTATTGTTATATTGATTTTTGGCACACAATTTTACTATTGCCGTACAGATgaattagaaattattgtCATAGAAATGATAGATAAGTAATTCATTAGGCTGGATCAATGTTATTTtctgtatttaattatgaagTATTAGAATGTAAGGAATATGTACTCACATCTAAATCATCTTGCGATATACCCAATGAATAACCAAGTTCCCTCCAAGTGTTTGGAGTACCccctattttctttattaacgtCCTCCAGGCTTCGTGGCAAGTAGCTCCCAGCTTTGATTTTGCATTCCTGTAGTATAGTATGCTTGTGTGTagaaaacatacttttttacTAAGTGAActtaattctaatattttctcTTTCTCGCTCATTTTGTACGGCTTCCTCAAGCGCTAATGTATCGATACTGATTGTGTCTGCATTATcgtaatcttttaaatactccctgaaaaataataatacgttAGAAGTGGATTCTGTAAGCCCtttgaatacaaattatatcCATTTTACTGAcataactataattataatattatacagatGATTCTCATAAATTTAGTAAGCGAATATCACAGTTAATAAAATGGgtagatataaaaatcattttttaaggaattcaattcaatttccaagCAGTGGCTTTTAGGTGTGCCAACTGGGCACTGATTGTTTCGCCAGTGTCGCGTTGAAGAGGGAGGCTCGAAGGAGATTGATCGGTGATATATGTTGCGAAATTTGATCAGCTATGTAGTAAAgagaagtttatttttaacattagccACACTCACacctacaaaaaaacaaaaggaacaaacattaattaatcattatatataagaagtatttaatcataatacactacagtttaattttattacattctatATATTACAATGATACAAATTACCccacttatttaaaagacttCTTCAAATTTCTGTGTGAAAATCACGAGCTTTCTCTTCGGTCCTCTGATAATCTCTCACTATCCGCGCCTATTCATCACTCGTCCTTCTTGGATAAATCCTTCTCTGTGACAGCTGTTAGACTGTGGAACGATCTTTCACCTAACATTAAAAGAGCCTcctccaaaattattttcaagcgTCTGATTCGGCATCATTATGTTATGAGACTCCATTCATAAGTAGCCTTCTCGCTGTTATCGcttattattgtacttattaatctagtgtttttatttatcttattctttttcttctacatgtacaatgttttattaatattatatacaatattttatttatacttatttatttctaatatattactgtattacataatattgtattagtaaaattgtatcttcaattcatatctgccctgcacataattatactttcctctcatataccggatgactggtagagaatgcctttaggcattaagtcctccttgtacttataaaagtgctaaagaataaataaataaataaatatatttacataaaaatctacAATATGAACTAAACACAAAAGTTAACAAATACTCAACGTTTACGGGACGAGGGGTGTTAGGGGGGAGGACATCATAAAGAGGATGAAGAAGTTTGGGACAGTTGAAAAGGATGTGTGATACAGTGCCTTCATCCAAGCCACATTCACATATAGAGCTATTCCTTATCCGGAGTTTGGCCAAAAAAACAGGTGTACAAGAGTGACCAAGCCGTAACCGGGAAATAGTAGAGGTGACCCAGCGATCAGCATTCCTATATTTGAAAAACCAGGGTCGAGTTGGTATGTCCGGCTGGATTGAGGCATAATATTTGCCTTTGATGGACTTTGATTCATTCCAGAGTGTATTCCAAGATCGGTTAAGATAAGTTTTTGCAAGACCGCATAAATCTTGAGCCGAGTTTTGGAAATGGTCAAGAGAGCCAGAGATAACAGATAATTTAGCGCAGGAATCAACAGTCTCGTTTCCAGGGATACCGGAGTGGCTAGGGATCCAAACCAAAATTATGGTTAATCCTTTTTGATTACACGAGAGCAAAGCTTCCCTGATCTTCAAAATAATGGGAAATCTTGACTTGCTTCGAAAAgggttttcttttatagacATTAAACAACTAAGGGAGTCAGTCAAAATTACAGTTTGTTTGAGGTTATGGGAATGTGCAAACAAAATTGCTTCCAATAAAGCAGTGGCTTCTCCTGTAAACACAGAAGACTCGGGAGggcatttaaactttaaaattattttatacctgGGAACCCAACAGGCAGCACCAACACAGCCATCAGGGGACAGCTTTGATGCATcagtataaataagaatgtgaTTTGACCAATTTTggtgaatataattttgaaatttattgttagtgTCTGGGGCACCTTTAACCAGGCCAATATCAGTGATGATAAGAGGGTTATATACTAGAGCATTATAAGGAGTAGAAAACAATGGATTAAGTGGGAAAGTTGAAACCGGATGAGGGAGATTAGTGTATTTCAAAAAACTATCTACTAAATATGATGAAGAGTTACGGGATTGGGGAGCACTAGATAGTTGAGTTAATCTGGGCCAAAGGGGGTGGGATGATAATTGTAACATCTTGCTAACAAACCGGTCACAAAGGTACTGGCGACGAATTGTTAGAGGAGGATCCACACATTCCACTTGAAGTGCATTGGTGGGGGAAGATTTCATTGCGCCCAGTATAATTCTGAGGCATCtgaattgaatattattaagtttttgaactgcagatttattaaaaggttCAAGAATAAACATGCAATAATCCATATGACTTCTAACTAAGgcattatataaaagttttaaggaGTATGGGTGGGCACCCCACCAGACTCCTGCTACTGCTCGTATCACATTAATCcccttttcacattttttgataatatgtTCAGAATGTGCAATTCCAGAAAGGCGGTTATCAAGGTAAATacccaaaaattttattttatctgaaaGATGGATTAGTTGATCCTCAATTGAAAATTGGAAGGATGGAAGGGACCTTTTCCTTGTAAAAACCACTGCCTGGCATTTCCCTACAGAGAGGGACAAACCATGATCAGAAAGCCACTGACCTAGATAATATAAAGCAGAATTAATACGACAAGATATTTCCTCTACACTGCCAGAGCTGTGATAGAGGGCAATATCATCAGCGTATTGCAGGATGTTACAAAAACTGCTGACAGACAATTCGAGATCATGTGTATAAATGCTATATAGAAGAGGGCTGAGAACTGAGCCTTGAGGGAGACCTTTCCAGACAAGTCTGGGGGGAAGAGAGGATGACTGGTGTTTGACCACTATGGACCTGCAGAACAGCAGGctacatataaaatgtgttaacTTCGGCGGGATACTCAGAGATTGCAATTTTTGCCTGAGTACCGGAAGTTGAACGTTGTCATATGCAGAAGCGATATCTAGAAAAACGCCCGCAAGGTACTCGCCTTTTGTAAAGGCTATCCGGATGTCTGTTGTCAATATGCCGAGGCTGTCAGTAGTACTCAGTCCCTTCCGAAACCCAAATTGGGAGGAGGGAAGAATATTCTTACTTTCAATTATCCATTCCAGGCGGTTTTTAAGAAGATGTTCTGTTATTTTTGCCAATGTAGTTGACAAAGCTATGGGTCTATAGGAATTAGAATCCAAGGGATTTTTACCAGGTTTGATAACAGGAATAACTATTTGGGATTTCCAGGAGTGAGGGACAGTACCagtttcaaaaaatttattaattatattgaggAAATGGATTTTAGCTTTGTCATTTAGATTAGTCAAAAACGAATAAGGGACGCCATCTTCCCCTGGTGTCGAATCCTTTAAGCCATTCAGAGCAATTTGGAGCTCAGAAAAAGAAAAGGGAGCATCCATATCATCTGAAGAGGGAGTTGGAGTAAAATTTGGAAACGAGTCAATATTAGGGACATAAGGTGGAGCCAATTTGTCAGCAAAGTCATTAAGCCAATCCAAGGGATTGTTGGATGAGGGATCAGTATGGTTGAGGGAACGTCGAAATTTCCTAATATTCGTCCATACAATTGAAGATGGGGATCTAGGACTAAGTGATTCACAAAACCGAGTCCAACTACTTCTTTTCTTCCTTGTAACTAACTTTTTAACTTTGGAATCAAGCCtctgatatttaataaagttctcCTGAGACATACAATTTGAATATGTCTTTTCTGCAGATGTTCTTTGAGCAAATAAATCATTGCATTCATCATCCCACCAGGGAGAAGAAAGCAGATGATTTTTGGGAGGGTGTTTTTTAGGAATATGAGAGTCAGCTGAAGATATgagagattttaaaaaaagatcgtAGCATGCTAAAATATTTCCATCACTTACCGGATCTGGCAAGGAGTCTATCAAGAAATCAACAGATCTGGCATACTCTGTccattttgcttttttaagttgatattttaaaagaggATCATGAGAAGAAGGAAGGAAGGACCTATTGTTTAATGAGAGAATGATAGGAAAGTGATCGCTGCCGTATGAGGATGGGAGGGTTTTCCAAGTAATCTGGGAGGCAAGATTAGGAGAGCAGAGGGAAAGATCCACGGCAGTTTTAGGGTTCTGATTTGGGAATACCCTGCGCGTTGGAGAGCCATCATTGAGGATGCAGAGACCTACATCATCAAGTATGTCAATCAGCAGCGGAGCAAACCCATCACAGCCATAGCACCCCCACATGGTGTGGTGAGTGTTAAGGTCACCCAAGGCGATGATAGGACTTGGGACCGAAGATAAGATTGATTGTAGTTCAGGAAGTAGAGATGGGGTAGGGTGAGGAATATACACAGATACAAAAGAAATGTCTAAGGCACGGACAGCAACAGCATTAATCTGTTGACTATGTGGAGGAAGGGGGATTTGGGAAAAGGGAAGGGAGTGCCGAACAAGGATGGCACTGCCTGCATACCCATCATTTCTGTCATCCCTCAAACAGGAGAAACCAGGTACCCGGAACCGGGAACCAGGCATTAACCATGTCTCCGAGATGGCAACAATGACAGGTTTATGCAGGTTAATGAGGGAGCATAACTCGTGTTTTTTGGGCCGTAAG
This region includes:
- the LOC123723225 gene encoding geminin-like; this translates as MSSGDVKDMPRATRRSLRTIQSTATDTENLVGKPSNSPKHQLSRESPVLDIAPPVKRKSPSHKKVQANNIDKVSVDDLTNPKTASKNYWKALATKSQAALQEALSQNEKLHETIDELKEEIVKLREMLEEANAFVEVVKDLTNNTNDDTGIDVNDVSQADSLDDTQKTEDGNEQTSL